Genomic window (Candidatus Neomarinimicrobiota bacterium):
ATGAAATGGATGTGTGGTATTGATTTAATAGTTCCGGTTCTTCAATTTTCCAAATTCCATCTTTTTTTAATAATATCTTACCGTTATCAGAAGTTGATAGTGTTCCAAGAGAAATGCAGCCCGAAAACATCAGCGCCGTTAAAATTGCAATTGGTAATATTTTTCTCATTCTTATCTCATCTTTGCGAAAGTTTTTTTACTTCCGCAAAGTTTTGTTTTTCCAAACATCCAATAATCCAGTAATACATTATTCCAGTTTTTCTTCATTCCTTTTCTCCAACTGTTTGCCCCGGCGATACAAAACAGCCATATGGATCAGAAGATGTTTTTCGTGCCATTATTTCTGCTTTTTGAATGGCGGACGACAGAGCTTTGATTAAAGATTCTATTGGTAAATTTGCTAAATCGCCTGACCAGCGTTCATACACTTGAGACAAAGTTTCGTGGAGAGATGATTCCTGGCTTGAATGCCAGCGCAAACTTTGCTCTAAATCTGCAATGGCATGTTCTGATGTAAAAAAGTCCCCGCCGATGAAAGCTGATTTTATCATTTTCCCCGCAAGCACAATGCGAATATCTAGAAGACCACCTTCGGTTTTAATAATAGATTTTCCGATTGCGTCTGCCACATCTGTAGATTGGAATATCCAATTTGAATCCATGTATTTATCTTTTTCTAATTGACGAATTTCATTCATCTCACCGTCGGTATAATCACTTAATTCTATATTGACATCAAAAGCACTTTTATATCCATTTAGAATAGTTTTTCGAATCTCATTCAAGGTTAAACTTTGCGGAAGTTTAAAACTTGCGCAAAGTTCTCGTCGAACCGTTGTTGTTCTTTCTCCCACAGTAGCAATTTCTTTATCAGATATTTTTTCGAAGGGTGTTTGTAAAACATTGAGCATATAAGCCACATCTAAATCCACTAATAAAGATGCATGAAATAACAATCCGCCAGTAGCTGTTTTATGCAAACCCAATCCGGCGATCTTTAACCCATTAACTTCTAAATCATTCTTACGGCGAAATTCAACTTTGATTCCTAACGTGTTCAACCCGGATATTATTCCTTGGGAAAATTGTGACATTCGTTCTCGAACACTGGCATACGATTCATCGGATTTCCCCGGTATTGCCAAAGCTACACCTAATTGGTTTTCCCCCA
Coding sequences:
- a CDS encoding lipoate--protein ligase family protein, yielding MNTWRYIENNRVTASAGLAADEVLATRVGTGTSLPTLRLYTYQPCALVGRFQTIENELNLDYCAQNKIPVNRRPTGGGAIIMGENQLGVALAIPGKSDESYASVRERMSQFSQGIISGLNTLGIKVEFRRKNDLEVNGLKIAGLGLHKTATGGLLFHASLLVDLDVAYMLNVLQTPFEKISDKEIATVGERTTTVRRELCASFKLPQSLTLNEIRKTILNGYKSAFDVNIELSDYTDGEMNEIRQLEKDKYMDSNWIFQSTDVADAIGKSIIKTEGGLLDIRIVLAGKMIKSAFIGGDFFTSEHAIADLEQSLRWHSSQESSLHETLSQVYERWSGDLANLPIESLIKALSSAIQKAEIMARKTSSDPYGCFVSPGQTVGEKE